Proteins encoded by one window of Chondromyces crocatus:
- a CDS encoding alkaline phosphatase PhoX: MGRHPRSPSAQPGSGPFSTLGRERHASSGRRAFLRGVAATAAAVPFAGLFERRAIASPLGPLRPDPEKIFDLPEGFSYRVLQRSMDRMDDGYRVPGRPDGMGCFEGPDDTLILMRNHENVPGKAKYGPWEPGQAPPSEAFDPKGMGGVTRVVLRADDFELLSSNLVLGGTHLNCAGGVSPWGWLSCEETVEPGHGYVFLCRTDADRIQPPHRIPAYGRFFHEAAVVDPDTLIAYLSEDRVDGAFYRFLPERLDTPFVGKLQALRVIGRDRLDTSARLRPGEVVRVDWVDIPDPDPRTDSVRLQAQARGAALFRRGEGLTRHGGAVYLCATKGGPVEAGQIFRYVPGGEDGEDTLVVVGESTDRKALDMPDNITFSAGGELFMAEDGETERRIVVMNARGETYVFGRNAKSASELAGVCFSPDGRALFLNMQDEGMTLVVTGPFPGAVVPRAPEPAVAAPIATAERAHGSASSSHSGERREVASCSGCATVENAKSTGGAIAGAGALALLLRRVCSRG, from the coding sequence ATGGGACGACATCCTCGATCGCCGAGCGCGCAGCCAGGTTCCGGTCCGTTTTCCACGCTCGGTCGTGAGCGCCACGCTTCCAGCGGTCGTCGCGCCTTCCTCCGAGGGGTGGCGGCGACGGCCGCGGCAGTCCCCTTCGCAGGGCTGTTCGAGCGGCGCGCGATCGCCTCTCCACTGGGGCCGCTTCGGCCCGATCCAGAGAAGATCTTCGACTTGCCCGAGGGGTTCTCGTACCGCGTCCTGCAACGGTCCATGGACCGGATGGACGACGGCTACCGGGTCCCCGGTCGTCCGGACGGGATGGGGTGCTTCGAGGGGCCGGACGACACGCTGATCTTGATGCGCAACCACGAGAACGTCCCCGGCAAGGCGAAGTACGGCCCATGGGAACCCGGTCAGGCGCCTCCTTCCGAGGCCTTCGACCCGAAGGGGATGGGCGGCGTGACGCGGGTGGTGCTCCGCGCCGACGATTTCGAGCTGCTATCGAGCAACCTCGTGCTCGGCGGGACGCACCTGAACTGTGCGGGCGGCGTGAGCCCGTGGGGATGGCTCTCGTGCGAGGAGACCGTCGAGCCGGGCCACGGCTATGTCTTTCTCTGCCGTACCGATGCGGATCGCATCCAGCCACCGCATCGCATCCCAGCGTACGGTCGCTTTTTTCACGAGGCGGCGGTGGTCGATCCGGACACGCTCATCGCGTACCTGAGCGAAGATCGTGTCGACGGCGCCTTCTATCGCTTCCTTCCGGAGCGGCTCGATACGCCCTTCGTCGGCAAGCTTCAGGCCTTGCGGGTGATCGGGCGTGACCGGCTGGACACGTCGGCGAGGCTCCGTCCCGGAGAGGTGGTCCGGGTCGACTGGGTGGACATCCCTGATCCGGACCCCCGCACCGATTCCGTGCGCTTGCAGGCACAGGCGCGAGGTGCCGCGCTCTTCCGCCGAGGCGAGGGGCTCACGCGGCACGGAGGCGCGGTCTACCTGTGCGCGACGAAGGGGGGACCGGTCGAGGCGGGGCAGATCTTCCGCTACGTACCCGGAGGGGAGGACGGCGAAGACACGCTGGTCGTGGTGGGCGAGTCGACGGACCGCAAGGCGCTCGACATGCCCGACAACATCACTTTCTCGGCTGGCGGTGAGCTGTTCATGGCCGAGGATGGGGAGACGGAGCGACGCATCGTCGTGATGAACGCGCGCGGGGAGACCTACGTGTTCGGCCGCAATGCGAAGAGCGCGAGCGAGCTGGCAGGCGTTTGCTTTTCACCCGACGGACGGGCGCTGTTCCTCAACATGCAGGACGAGGGAATGACGCTGGTGGTGACCGGGCCATTCCCGGGCGCCGTGGTCCCACGCGCTCCCGAGCCTGCGGTGGCGGCGCCGATTGCGACCGCCGAACGAGCGCACGGCTCCGCGTCATCAAGCCATTCCGGAGAGCGTCGAGAAGTTGCCAGCTGTAGCGGATGCGCGACGGTGGAGAATGCAAAAAGCACCGGCGGTGCGATTGCGGGTGCTGGAGCCCTTGCATTGCTGCTGCGGCGAGTATGCTCACGCGGGTGA
- the sugE gene encoding quaternary ammonium compound efflux SMR transporter SugE: protein MSWFLLVIAGLLETGWAIGMKYTHGFTKPLPSILTVLTIIASMGLLGVAVRELPMGTAYAVWVAIGIVGTTVLGALMFGESLSPARLMFLGLLLVAVVGLKLTTPEKG from the coding sequence ATGTCCTGGTTCTTGCTCGTCATTGCGGGGTTGCTCGAAACCGGCTGGGCCATCGGGATGAAGTACACGCACGGCTTCACGAAGCCGCTGCCGAGCATCCTGACCGTGCTCACCATCATCGCGAGCATGGGGTTGCTCGGGGTCGCGGTGCGCGAGCTGCCGATGGGGACGGCCTACGCCGTGTGGGTGGCGATCGGGATCGTGGGCACCACGGTGCTGGGGGCGTTGATGTTCGGCGAGTCGCTCTCGCCGGCGCGGCTCATGTTCCTGGGGTTGCTGCTGGTCGCGGTGGTGGGGCTCAAGCTGACGACCCCCGAGAAGGGGTGA
- a CDS encoding substrate-binding domain-containing protein: MQVRLRLIVGIAVMVALLSACSRSKEGKVLRLSNTTSLQDSGLLAVLLPAFEAQSGHRVEVTAVGSGKALEATQLGQADMAVTHAPSAEVAALAAGRIGRRTPFMHNEFVIVGPAGLVAVTAGAGDVREAMRRIAGSGRKYVSRGDGSGTHQREEVVFESAGIPTAASFVVVSRAGMAETLVRASKEGAFALSDKATFLAQRRHLDLVIVFQGDSELRNTYSVLEPPGDAEGEGAQAFVRFLRSVEGRALIGQFGVKEYGEPLFTPAL; this comes from the coding sequence ATGCAGGTGCGCCTTCGGCTCATCGTGGGGATTGCTGTGATGGTCGCGTTGCTCTCGGCGTGCAGCCGGAGCAAGGAAGGGAAGGTCCTGCGGCTATCCAACACGACCAGCTTGCAGGATTCGGGACTTCTGGCCGTGCTGCTCCCGGCGTTCGAGGCGCAGAGCGGCCATCGGGTGGAGGTGACCGCGGTCGGCTCGGGGAAGGCGTTGGAGGCGACGCAGCTCGGGCAGGCAGACATGGCGGTGACGCACGCGCCCTCGGCGGAGGTGGCGGCACTCGCGGCAGGGCGGATCGGGCGTCGGACGCCGTTCATGCACAACGAGTTCGTGATCGTCGGCCCGGCCGGGCTGGTGGCGGTGACGGCAGGCGCAGGGGACGTGCGCGAGGCGATGCGGCGGATCGCAGGATCGGGGCGGAAGTACGTGTCGCGAGGCGACGGGTCGGGGACGCATCAACGGGAGGAGGTCGTCTTCGAATCGGCGGGGATCCCGACGGCGGCGTCCTTCGTCGTGGTCTCCCGCGCCGGAATGGCCGAGACGCTGGTGCGCGCGTCGAAGGAGGGAGCCTTCGCGCTGTCGGACAAGGCGACATTTCTGGCGCAGAGGAGACATCTGGACCTGGTGATCGTGTTCCAGGGGGACAGCGAGCTCAGGAATACCTACTCGGTGCTCGAGCCGCCAGGAGACGCGGAGGGGGAGGGGGCGCAGGCGTTCGTGCGTTTCCTGCGGTCGGTGGAGGGGCGAGCGCTGATCGGGCAGTTCGGCGTGAAGGAGTACGGGGAACCACTGTTCACGCCCGCGCTGTGA
- a CDS encoding glutathione S-transferase family protein, translating to MADFTLFIGNKNYSSWSLRPWLALKAAGVDFEEVLIALGNPEEPIRDVIRRHSPSGKVPALRHGDLLIWESLAICEYVAELFPEARLWPEERAARAVARAVSAEMAAGFAELRAAMPMNIRRRVANFQVPAAALVHVDRIQESFRSCRAQFGAGGPFLFGSFTIADAMYAPVVTRFRTYGVAVDEVAQAYMTAVLSLPSMQAWEEAAQAETMVVPATEAIADAAS from the coding sequence ATGGCTGACTTCACGCTCTTCATCGGGAACAAGAACTACTCGTCGTGGTCGCTTCGGCCCTGGCTCGCGCTGAAGGCGGCGGGGGTCGATTTCGAGGAGGTCCTCATCGCGCTGGGGAACCCCGAGGAGCCGATCCGTGACGTGATCCGGCGTCACTCACCGTCAGGGAAGGTGCCGGCGCTGCGGCACGGAGACCTGTTGATCTGGGAGTCGCTTGCGATCTGCGAGTACGTGGCCGAGCTGTTCCCCGAGGCGCGCCTCTGGCCGGAGGAGCGGGCGGCTCGGGCGGTGGCGCGGGCAGTGAGCGCGGAGATGGCGGCGGGGTTCGCCGAGCTGCGGGCTGCGATGCCGATGAACATCCGGCGGCGGGTGGCGAACTTCCAGGTGCCAGCGGCGGCCCTGGTGCACGTGGACCGGATCCAGGAGAGCTTTCGGTCGTGCCGAGCGCAGTTCGGCGCGGGGGGGCCGTTCCTGTTCGGTTCCTTCACCATCGCCGATGCGATGTACGCGCCCGTGGTGACCCGCTTCCGGACGTACGGGGTGGCGGTGGACGAGGTCGCGCAGGCGTACATGACGGCGGTGCTGTCGCTGCCGTCGATGCAAGCCTGGGAGGAAGCGGCGCAGGCGGAAACCATGGTCGTTCCGGCGACGGAGGCGATCGCCGACGCGGCCTCCTGA
- a CDS encoding choice-of-anchor Q domain-containing protein: MAVVSAAFFACGGEEDGTGPGGGGTTNGQGGAGGGGAQGGAGGAGAQGGTGGAGAQGGAGGAGAQGGAGGTAAVCGDGVVEGGETCDGDCPATCPDDGDACTEEVLSGSPETCDVVCAAAPVTACVSGDGCCPAGCSAPEDLDCVVCDVRVPDDHATIAEAIAAAPSPGVVCVRPGQYAGDVAMRPHVSLQGYGPSTEIQGNVSVRALGDADPTPTSIRDLRVVSSAGGALTTCPVNQPACASSAALAGGTLALTAERVELRSTTQLNGTMYCATLETFGGGVQIVLRDSLCAGGRGFRVVGGLPATAVSHELVAERNRFMPGPGDSIFDPIEYLVNQTGSGTCGAVTSPAGTRVKATIVNNEFYRTDYEGVYTSKCLALTAADAAASSIEVRNNSFVVPQGVSGDRANAVWVNGVAGLFPRVVVANNLYWRTNANPLRGTQPDVMSGNLLPASDPFLDVAGGSLLLAPGSAAIDAADPAHAPPVDNRGVPRPVDGNLDGISLPDVGAHEYVP, encoded by the coding sequence GTGGCCGTGGTCTCGGCGGCCTTCTTTGCCTGTGGTGGCGAGGAAGACGGAACGGGGCCAGGCGGAGGGGGGACGACGAACGGTCAGGGCGGGGCTGGTGGAGGAGGAGCGCAGGGGGGCGCTGGTGGGGCCGGGGCTCAGGGGGGCACGGGGGGAGCCGGGGCGCAGGGCGGTGCGGGGGGAGCCGGGGCGCAGGGGGGCGCCGGTGGCACCGCAGCCGTGTGCGGCGATGGGGTGGTGGAGGGGGGGGAGACCTGCGATGGGGATTGCCCGGCGACCTGTCCGGACGACGGAGACGCGTGCACCGAGGAGGTGCTCTCGGGCAGCCCGGAGACGTGCGATGTGGTCTGTGCCGCGGCGCCCGTCACCGCCTGCGTGAGCGGGGACGGTTGCTGTCCTGCGGGGTGCTCGGCGCCCGAGGACCTGGACTGTGTGGTGTGCGATGTCCGGGTGCCCGACGATCACGCGACGATCGCGGAAGCGATCGCGGCGGCGCCATCCCCTGGCGTGGTGTGCGTGAGGCCCGGGCAGTACGCGGGCGATGTGGCGATGCGGCCGCACGTGTCCTTGCAAGGGTACGGGCCGAGCACGGAGATCCAGGGGAACGTGTCGGTGCGCGCCCTCGGGGATGCCGATCCGACGCCGACGAGCATCCGGGATCTGCGCGTGGTGTCGAGTGCGGGCGGGGCGCTGACGACCTGTCCGGTGAACCAGCCTGCGTGCGCATCGTCCGCCGCTCTCGCCGGTGGGACGCTGGCGCTGACGGCGGAGCGGGTGGAGCTCAGGTCGACGACGCAGCTCAACGGCACGATGTACTGCGCGACGCTCGAGACGTTCGGTGGTGGGGTGCAGATCGTGCTCCGCGACTCGCTGTGCGCAGGGGGCCGGGGATTCCGGGTGGTCGGTGGGCTGCCAGCGACCGCGGTGTCGCACGAGCTCGTGGCGGAGCGGAACCGCTTCATGCCGGGGCCCGGAGACTCCATCTTCGATCCGATCGAGTACCTGGTGAACCAGACGGGTTCGGGGACGTGCGGAGCGGTCACCTCGCCCGCGGGCACCCGGGTGAAAGCGACCATCGTGAACAACGAGTTCTACCGGACGGATTACGAAGGGGTCTACACGTCGAAGTGCCTGGCCTTGACGGCGGCAGACGCGGCCGCGTCGTCGATCGAGGTGAGGAACAACTCGTTCGTCGTGCCGCAGGGGGTGAGCGGCGACAGGGCGAATGCCGTCTGGGTGAACGGTGTGGCCGGGCTCTTTCCGCGCGTGGTGGTGGCGAACAACCTGTACTGGAGGACGAACGCGAACCCTCTGCGCGGGACGCAGCCGGATGTGATGAGCGGGAACCTGCTGCCCGCGAGTGATCCCTTCCTCGACGTGGCCGGTGGGAGCTTGCTCCTCGCGCCCGGGAGCGCGGCCATCGACGCGGCGGATCCCGCGCACGCACCCCCGGTGGACAACCGAGGGGTGCCGCGGCCGGTCGACGGGAATCTGGACGGGATCAGCCTGCCCGACGTGGGAGCGCACGAGTACGTGCCCTGA
- a CDS encoding LamG domain-containing protein: MRRCGGASVFALGLLIGACVLDVDGTGPRAMSPSGEQPSNGMGGAGGGTGGAGAGEEGGGGDGGAGGDAPIEGPFCDANDPTLVACHPFDDGFHGGGDSVSGPGRIEDRSGRGNHLVDVRNARFEPGRGGKALRMDGGSYARIDYNPSIDFTLLTVELWVQPAALPAPGQRMGLVDSDLRFGLFVNEDGIVDCHLPQMGGVLRSSPQALRGAAWSYVACMYDGNEGRLYIDGARVATAPVGALPQEHNRPIVVGGDDPGADRFHGLIDRLRLFDGVRSERQICLAALRPACPSSG, translated from the coding sequence ATGAGGCGGTGCGGCGGTGCGTCAGTGTTCGCGCTCGGTTTGCTGATCGGGGCCTGCGTGCTGGATGTGGACGGGACCGGGCCGCGGGCGATGTCGCCCTCGGGGGAGCAGCCGTCGAACGGGATGGGTGGCGCCGGAGGCGGGACGGGAGGCGCTGGCGCTGGCGAGGAAGGCGGAGGCGGTGATGGCGGTGCGGGAGGCGATGCGCCCATCGAGGGGCCCTTCTGTGACGCGAATGATCCGACGCTGGTCGCCTGTCACCCGTTCGATGATGGGTTCCACGGGGGCGGCGATAGCGTCTCGGGGCCGGGAAGGATCGAGGACCGCTCGGGCAGGGGGAATCACCTGGTGGACGTCCGGAATGCGCGGTTCGAGCCCGGGAGGGGCGGTAAGGCCTTGCGGATGGACGGCGGGAGCTATGCGCGCATCGACTACAACCCGTCGATCGACTTCACCCTCCTGACGGTGGAGCTATGGGTCCAACCCGCAGCGCTGCCGGCACCGGGGCAGCGGATGGGGCTCGTCGATAGCGATTTGCGTTTCGGTTTGTTCGTCAACGAGGACGGGATTGTGGACTGCCACCTTCCCCAGATGGGGGGGGTGCTCCGGTCCAGCCCGCAAGCGCTTCGAGGGGCGGCGTGGTCGTACGTGGCGTGCATGTACGACGGGAACGAGGGGAGGCTTTACATCGACGGTGCCCGGGTGGCCACTGCGCCGGTGGGTGCCCTGCCTCAGGAGCACAACCGTCCGATCGTGGTGGGAGGGGACGATCCTGGTGCGGATCGGTTTCATGGGCTGATCGACAGGCTGCGCCTCTTCGATGGGGTGCGGTCGGAGCGGCAGATCTGTCTGGCTGCGCTCCGGCCAGCATGTCCTTCCAGTGGATGA
- a CDS encoding HPF/RaiA family ribosome-associated protein, which yields MEQVQVTFRNMSTSDALEKLAREKADKLQRLFPRITSCHVVVETTANRTAKGNVCHVRIDVSAPGAELAAHHEPPPHTFDDAYSAMRTAFDMMRRQLEQHFDKLRGDVKTHGEPLPGFEATYEPAQGKEGPHKTKTAPVH from the coding sequence ATGGAACAGGTACAGGTCACCTTCCGCAACATGTCGACCTCGGACGCCCTCGAGAAGCTCGCGAGGGAGAAGGCCGACAAACTCCAGCGCCTCTTCCCCCGCATCACGAGCTGCCACGTGGTGGTCGAGACGACCGCCAACAGGACTGCGAAGGGGAATGTGTGCCACGTGCGCATCGACGTCTCGGCCCCTGGCGCCGAGCTCGCCGCCCACCATGAACCCCCTCCGCACACCTTCGATGACGCCTACTCGGCCATGCGCACGGCGTTCGACATGATGCGTCGACAGCTGGAGCAGCACTTCGACAAGCTCCGCGGCGACGTCAAGACACACGGGGAACCTCTGCCGGGCTTCGAGGCCACCTACGAACCCGCGCAGGGCAAGGAAGGCCCCCACAAGACGAAGACCGCGCCCGTCCACTGA
- a CDS encoding LysR family transcriptional regulator substrate-binding protein translates to MHLPRRAARAPLVCLTRGAGIRTAFDDACASRGLRPHVPFGASAPDTVAALAIRGLGVALLAESMARQHRAELHALRITDPEPRAQFGLFWRAGQTTNPAAHALLGYARDTFTRPR, encoded by the coding sequence ATCCATCTCCCTCGCCGCGCTGCTCGAGCCCCCCTCGTCTGCCTCACCCGCGGCGCCGGCATCCGCACCGCCTTCGACGACGCCTGCGCCAGCCGCGGCCTCCGGCCTCACGTCCCCTTCGGAGCGAGCGCGCCCGACACCGTTGCCGCCCTCGCGATCCGCGGCCTCGGCGTGGCCCTCCTCGCCGAATCCATGGCCCGCCAGCACCGCGCCGAGCTGCACGCCCTTCGCATCACCGACCCGGAGCCTCGCGCGCAGTTCGGCCTCTTCTGGCGAGCAGGACAGACGACCAACCCGGCCGCCCACGCCCTCCTCGGCTACGCACGCGACACCTTCACGCGACCTCGCTGA
- a CDS encoding nuclear transport factor 2 family protein has product MTLLPRLDDIEDIRQLKAQYAVRADAVFRTPGSATAAALGELFTNDAILDLGPFGRYEGKPALLNAFENILPQSTIWSIHYIVNPIITVQGHQAQGSWYFLIFAQANATPRPPAAPIYGGYNDKYKKSGNTWRIAESISFFTQPLP; this is encoded by the coding sequence ATGACATTGCTCCCTCGGCTGGACGACATCGAAGACATTCGCCAACTCAAAGCCCAGTATGCGGTGCGCGCCGACGCCGTGTTCCGCACGCCGGGGAGCGCCACCGCCGCAGCGCTCGGCGAGCTGTTCACCAATGACGCCATCCTCGATCTCGGCCCCTTCGGCCGCTACGAAGGCAAGCCCGCCCTCCTCAATGCCTTCGAGAACATCCTCCCCCAGAGCACGATCTGGAGCATCCATTACATCGTCAACCCGATCATCACCGTCCAGGGACACCAGGCGCAGGGGAGCTGGTACTTCTTGATCTTCGCCCAGGCGAATGCCACCCCCCGTCCCCCTGCGGCCCCGATCTACGGCGGCTACAACGACAAGTACAAGAAGTCCGGCAATACATGGCGCATTGCCGAATCCATCTCCTTCTTCACGCAGCCGCTCCCCTGA
- a CDS encoding MarR family winged helix-turn-helix transcriptional regulator — MQEDGAPHDWEPESTVSFWINVASRALLRQQEGLLRPLGFGMSQMPVLHALGDGGSMSQKDLARWARVEQPTMAEMLGRMERDGVVQRVLNPEDRRGSLVSLTRKARARLPKARAALIALEQELTEGFSEEEKALLSTLLQRVAGKLAAEPLGVPPPSAG, encoded by the coding sequence ATGCAAGAGGATGGAGCGCCGCACGACTGGGAGCCGGAGTCCACGGTCTCGTTCTGGATCAACGTCGCCTCGCGGGCGCTCTTGCGCCAGCAGGAGGGGCTGCTGCGGCCTCTCGGCTTCGGGATGAGCCAGATGCCGGTGCTGCACGCGCTCGGTGACGGAGGGTCGATGTCGCAGAAGGATCTCGCCCGCTGGGCGAGGGTGGAGCAGCCGACCATGGCGGAGATGCTCGGCCGGATGGAGCGCGACGGGGTGGTGCAGCGCGTGCTCAACCCGGAGGATCGGCGCGGGAGTCTGGTCAGCCTCACGCGGAAGGCGCGCGCTCGGCTGCCGAAGGCGAGGGCGGCGCTCATCGCCTTGGAGCAGGAACTGACCGAGGGGTTCAGCGAGGAGGAGAAGGCGCTGCTGTCGACGCTGCTGCAACGCGTGGCCGGGAAGCTCGCCGCGGAGCCGCTGGGGGTGCCGCCGCCGTCGGCGGGGTGA
- a CDS encoding FAD-dependent oxidoreductase: protein MQKTKTIGIVGGGPGGLTLARVLATRGIVSTVFERDPHPLARPQGGSLDLHTDSGQRALREAGLEAQFRAVARYDDQGDAIYDHHGKLHFANTDAASGDRPEIDRTQLRALLLDSLPDGTVRWDSRVTAITQVPGGRHCVEQDGTSLGEFDLVVGADGAWSRVRPLLSSHMPTYTGVLCIELCIDDLDARHPALAALVPHGKISVVGDCRGLIAQRSSNHHLRVYVMFRIPEAQLQGLIDPAHPARARAQLEGMLPGWAPSMLAFIDAANDTIHVRPLVALPVGHRWAHRPGITLLGDAAHVMPPFSGEGVNMAILDGLELALALAGSAEKDSDENDWNHAVVRYEAAMFERAAAASAGAMEGLGFVSERGLSHVLETFSALHGAAIRDPALQTGSVPTRPCAAPSPWR, encoded by the coding sequence ATGCAAAAGACGAAAACGATCGGCATCGTCGGCGGAGGGCCTGGAGGACTCACCCTCGCGCGGGTCCTCGCCACCCGGGGCATCGTCTCCACGGTCTTCGAGCGTGACCCGCACCCCCTCGCGCGTCCCCAGGGGGGCTCGCTGGATCTCCACACCGACTCCGGGCAGCGCGCCCTGCGCGAGGCTGGACTCGAAGCGCAGTTCAGGGCCGTCGCCCGGTACGACGACCAGGGCGACGCCATCTACGATCACCACGGCAAGCTCCACTTCGCGAACACCGACGCCGCGAGCGGAGACCGACCGGAGATCGACCGCACCCAGCTCCGCGCTCTCCTCCTCGACAGCCTCCCCGACGGCACGGTTCGCTGGGACAGCCGCGTCACCGCCATCACCCAGGTCCCGGGCGGTCGCCACTGCGTCGAGCAAGACGGCACCTCCCTCGGCGAGTTCGACCTCGTGGTCGGCGCCGACGGCGCGTGGTCCCGGGTCCGACCGCTCTTGTCCAGCCACATGCCGACCTACACCGGGGTCCTCTGCATCGAGCTGTGCATCGACGACCTCGACGCCCGCCACCCGGCGCTCGCAGCGCTCGTCCCCCACGGCAAGATCTCGGTGGTCGGCGACTGCCGAGGCCTCATCGCCCAGCGCAGCAGCAACCACCACCTCCGCGTCTACGTCATGTTCCGCATCCCCGAGGCGCAGCTCCAGGGGCTCATCGATCCTGCACATCCCGCACGCGCCCGCGCCCAGCTCGAGGGCATGCTCCCTGGCTGGGCGCCATCGATGCTCGCGTTCATCGACGCCGCGAACGACACCATCCACGTGCGCCCCCTCGTCGCACTGCCCGTCGGGCACCGCTGGGCGCACCGCCCTGGCATCACCTTGCTCGGCGACGCCGCCCACGTCATGCCGCCCTTCTCGGGCGAAGGCGTGAACATGGCCATACTCGATGGCCTGGAGCTCGCGCTGGCGCTCGCGGGCAGCGCCGAGAAAGATTCCGATGAAAACGACTGGAATCACGCCGTGGTCCGTTACGAAGCGGCGATGTTCGAGCGCGCCGCCGCCGCTTCTGCAGGCGCCATGGAGGGCCTCGGCTTCGTTTCGGAGCGAGGCCTCTCGCACGTCCTCGAGACCTTCAGCGCGCTCCATGGCGCGGCGATCCGCGATCCCGCGCTGCAGACGGGCTCCGTACCGACGAGACCGTGCGCTGCCCCCTCACCCTGGCGGTGA
- the nhaA gene encoding Na+/H+ antiporter NhaA has protein sequence MENDAAPHSTPPEAWPRARHLALALLRPLGRFLHVQAASGIVLLLASLVALAWANSPWAASYEHLWHTPIRVGAGALVFEQPLHFWINDGLMTVFFFVVGLEIRREIHEGELADLRRAALPIVAALGGMAAPALIYLAVNPELPGRNGWGVPTATDIAFAVGVLALLGKRVPSALRVLLLALAIIDDIGAILVIALFYTSGVLWSGLLLAGAGALLVLGMQRFGVRSPWAYVAPGAVIWWGMLKSGVHPTLAGVVLGLLTPARPWFGQEGFLSVAKQSVSDFERIASSSAQDLHLLMAPLVRLDQARREALPPVVRLQAFLHPYVAFGIMPLFALANAGVDVRGVSFEASGVSLVMVGVVAGLVVGKPLGIVTASWLSVKLGLAAFPRGVKVPGVLVVGCVAGIGFTMAIFVAGLAFDRPELLGAAKLAVLLASLTSAVIGLLAGRLILPAHQAPDVAATTPDDAERSNEY, from the coding sequence ATGGAGAACGACGCCGCACCGCACTCCACGCCGCCCGAAGCGTGGCCCCGGGCCCGCCACCTCGCGCTCGCGCTCCTCCGTCCTCTCGGCCGGTTCCTCCACGTCCAGGCCGCCAGCGGCATCGTGCTGCTCCTCGCGTCCCTCGTGGCGCTCGCGTGGGCCAACTCCCCCTGGGCCGCGTCGTACGAGCACCTCTGGCACACGCCGATCCGCGTCGGCGCGGGCGCGCTCGTCTTCGAGCAACCGCTGCACTTCTGGATCAACGACGGCCTGATGACGGTCTTCTTCTTCGTCGTCGGCCTGGAGATCCGCCGCGAGATCCACGAAGGCGAGCTGGCCGATCTCCGGCGCGCCGCCTTGCCCATCGTCGCGGCGCTCGGCGGCATGGCCGCCCCGGCGCTGATCTACCTCGCGGTGAACCCCGAGCTGCCCGGGCGCAACGGCTGGGGCGTCCCCACGGCCACGGACATCGCCTTCGCCGTCGGCGTCCTCGCGCTGCTCGGCAAGCGCGTCCCTTCCGCACTGCGCGTCCTGCTCCTGGCCCTCGCCATCATCGACGACATCGGCGCCATCCTGGTGATCGCGCTCTTCTACACCTCCGGCGTCCTCTGGAGCGGCCTCCTGCTCGCGGGCGCAGGCGCCCTCCTCGTCCTCGGCATGCAGCGCTTCGGCGTCCGCTCCCCGTGGGCCTACGTCGCTCCTGGTGCCGTGATCTGGTGGGGCATGCTGAAGTCGGGCGTACACCCCACCCTCGCAGGCGTGGTCCTCGGCCTGCTCACCCCCGCGCGCCCCTGGTTCGGCCAGGAGGGGTTCCTCTCCGTCGCCAAGCAGAGCGTCAGCGACTTCGAGCGCATCGCCAGCTCCAGCGCGCAGGACCTGCACCTGCTCATGGCGCCCCTCGTCCGCCTCGATCAGGCCCGCCGCGAGGCCCTCCCCCCCGTCGTCCGGCTGCAAGCCTTCCTCCACCCGTACGTCGCGTTCGGCATCATGCCCCTCTTCGCCCTCGCCAACGCCGGCGTCGACGTGCGCGGCGTCTCCTTCGAGGCCTCGGGCGTCTCGCTGGTCATGGTCGGCGTGGTCGCTGGCCTCGTCGTCGGCAAGCCCCTCGGCATCGTCACCGCGAGCTGGCTCTCCGTGAAGCTCGGCCTCGCCGCCTTCCCGCGCGGCGTGAAGGTCCCCGGCGTGCTCGTCGTCGGTTGCGTCGCCGGCATCGGCTTCACCATGGCCATCTTCGTGGCCGGGCTCGCGTTCGACAGACCCGAGCTGCTGGGCGCCGCGAAGCTCGCCGTGCTGCTCGCCTCGCTGACGTCGGCCGTGATCGGGCTCCTGGCGGGGCGGCTGATCTTGCCGGCGCATCAAGCGCCCGACGTCGCCGCAACCACCCCCGACGACGCCGAACGCTCGAACGAGTACTGA